In Heptranchias perlo isolate sHepPer1 chromosome 7, sHepPer1.hap1, whole genome shotgun sequence, a genomic segment contains:
- the LOC137323433 gene encoding dynein heavy chain-like, which translates to MEESLQIMEECLQIMEECLQIMEECLQIIEESLQIMEESLQIIEESPQIMEESLLIMEESLQIMEECLLIMEESLQIIEESPQIMEESLLIMEECLQIMEESLQIMEESLQIMEECLQIMEESLQIMEESLLIMEECLLIMEECLQIMEESLQIMEESLQIMEESLQIIEESPQIMEESLLIMDECLQTMEESQ; encoded by the coding sequence ATGGAAGAGAGTCTACAGATAATGGAAGAGTGTCTACAGATAATGGAAGAGTGTCTACAGATAATGGAAGAGTGTCTACAGATAATTGAAGAGAGTCTACAGATAATGGAAGAGAGTCTACAGATAATTGAAGAGAGTCCACAGATAATGGAAGAGAGTCTACTGATAATGGAAGAGAGTCTACAGATAATGGAAGAGTGTCTACTGATAATGGAAGAGAGTCTGCAGATAATTGAAGAGAGTCCACAGATAATGGAAGAGAGTCTACTGATAATGGAAGAGTGTCTACAGATAATGGAAGAGAGTCTACAGATAATGGAAGAGAGTCTGCAGATAATGGAAGAGTGTCTACAGATAATGGAAGAGAGTCTGCAGATAATGGAAGAGAGTCTACTGATAATGGAAGAGTGTCTACTGATAATGGAAGAGTGTCTACAGATAATGGAAGAGAGTCTACAGATAATGGAAGAGAGTCTGCAGATAATGGAAGAGAGTCTACAGATAATTGAAGAGAGTCCACAGATAATGGAAGAGAGTCTACTGATAATGGACGAGTGTCTACAGACAATGGAAGAGAGTCAATAG